Proteins found in one Stigmatopora nigra isolate UIUO_SnigA chromosome 15, RoL_Snig_1.1, whole genome shotgun sequence genomic segment:
- the med15 gene encoding mediator of RNA polymerase II transcription subunit 15 isoform X2 has translation MEVPGPDSDWRSPQFRQKVVAQIEEAMRKAGTVQNKTSTEMENQVYVKAKTRDEYLSLVARLIIHYRDIHKKNLGAPVGGPAQLTLQQQQQQQQNLQFQQFQAQQQQFQVQQQLRVQQQQMHQQQQSQQQQNQMHPSRMQQQQQMVQLQLQQQHAQSIQHMVQQQAQQAQQAQPGPMQPLLQQQQQAAMVPQMAPAQHVPINSLNQQQQHQLKMQQALQARALQQQQQQQQQQAAVQAQMAAASGQLRPNMQLSARVPRPPLAASIPPPNVAAAVTQQAQQHVMISSPSPVQVQTPQSMPPPPQPSPQPPSSQPNSASSGPTPSPGGFQPSPSPQPSQSPSTARTPQNYGVPSPGALSTPGNPNSVMSPAGAISQEDQQYMEKLKQLSKYIEPLRRMINKIDKNEERKKDLSKMKSLLNILTDPNARCPLKTLQKCEIALEKLKNDMAVPTPPPPPLATKQHLCQPLLDTVMANLRSPVFNHSLHRTFAPAMAAIHGPPITGPSVVSRKRKQDEDERQTVPNILQGEVARLDIKFLVHLDPAHCSNNGAVHLVCKLEDKNLPSVPPLQLSVPADYPDQSPYWSEDADHYGANHFLQAVHRTLASKLLQLPDKHSLTEVLHTWAQSVHQACLSAA, from the exons ATGGAAGTTCCTGGACCCGACAGCGATTGGAGGAGTCCCCAGTTCAGACAGAAAGTCGTCGCTCAAAT CGAGGAGGCGATGAGAAAGGCAGGAACTGTACAAAACAAGACCAGCACAGAAATGGAAAACCAAGTTTACGTCAAAGCCAAGACCAGA GACGAGTATCTGTCCCTGGTTGCCAGGCTCATCATCCACTACCGCGACATCC ACAAAAAGAACCTCGGAGCTCCGG TGGGAGGGCCGGCCCAGCTGAccctgcagcagcagcagcaacaacagcagaACTTGCAGTTCCAGCAGTTCCAGGCTCAGCAGCAGCAGTTTCAGGTCCAGCAGCAGTTGAGAGTCCAGCAACAACAGATGCACCAGCAGCAGCAGAGCCAACAGCAGCAAAACCAG ATGCATCCGTCCCGcatgcagcagcagcaacagatGGTGCAGTTACAGCTGCAGCAGCAACATGCGCAGTCCATCCAGCACATGGTCCAGCAGCAGGCGCAACAGGCGCAACAGGCGCAGCCGGGCCCCATGCAGCCACTccttcagcagcagcagcaggccGCCATGGTGCCGCAGATGGCGCCCGCGCAGCACGTCCCCATCAACTCGCTCAATcaacagcagcagcatcagCTCAAGATGCAGCAGGCCTTGCAG GCTCGGGCGttgcaacagcagcaacagcagcagcagcaacaggcGGCCGTCCAAGCACAAATGGCCGCCGCGTCAGGACAG CTACGTCCCAACATGCAGCTCTCCGCCCGGGTGCCCCGGCCCCCCCTGGCTGCTTCCATCCCGCCCCCcaacgtcgccgccgccgtgaCTCAGCAG GCGCAACAGCACGTGATGATATCGTCGCCCTCGCCCGTGCAGGTTCAGACCCCCCAGTCCATGCCGCCGCCGCCCCAGCCCTCCCCTCAGCCGCCCAGCTCACAGCCCAATTCCGCCAG CTCGGGTCCCACGCCGTCTCCGGGGGGCTTCCAGCCCAGCCCGTCCCCTCAGCCCTCGCAGAGTCCGTCGACCGCCAGGACGCCCCAGAACTACGGCGTCCCCTCTCCTGGAGCTCTCAGTACTCCGG GGAACCCAAATTCTGTGATGAGTCCCGCGGGGGCCATCTCGCAAGAGGACCAGCAGTACATGGAGAAACTCAAACAACTTTCCAAATACATCGAGCCACTCCGACGTATGATCAACAAAATTGACAAGAACGAAG AGCGAAAGAAAGACCTCAGCAAGATGAAGAGTCTTCTCAACATCCTCACTGACCCCAACGCCAG GTGTCCTCTGAAGACGTTGCAGAAATGCGAGATAGCGCTGGAGAAGCTCAAGAATGACATGGCAGTG CCGACCCCTCCGCCGCCCCCCCTGGCCACCAAGCAGCATTTGTGCCAGCCTCTGTTGGACACCGTCATGGCCAACCTCCGCTCGCCCGTCTTCAACCACTCCCTCCACCGCACCTTTGCCCCCGCCATGGCGGCCATTCACGGCCCCCCCATCAC TGGCCCCTCGGTGGTATCGCGCAAGAGGAAGCAGGACGAGGATGAAAGGCAGACGGTCCCCAACATCCTGCAGGGGGAGGTGGCCCGCCTGGATATCAAGTTCTTGGTGCATCTGGACCCCGCCCACTGTAGCAACAATGGAGCCGTGCATCTCGTGTGCAAGCTAG aGGACAAAAACCTTCCCAGCGTCCCCCCACTGCAACTCAGTGTTCCAGCAGACTACCCAGACCAAAGCCCCTATTGGTCTGAAGATGCTGATCACTACG GCGCCAACCACTTCCTCCAAGCGGTACACAGGACGCTGGCGTCCAAGCTGCTGCAACTTCCTGACAAGCATTCACTGACAGAAGTTCTACACACGTGGGCGCAGAGCGTCCATCAAGCGTGTTTGTCTGCTGCGTAA
- the med15 gene encoding mediator of RNA polymerase II transcription subunit 15 isoform X1, translated as MEVPGPDSDWRSPQFRQKVVAQIEEAMRKAGTVQNKTSTEMENQVYVKAKTRDEYLSLVARLIIHYRDIHKKNLGAPDPINALTNLTGVGGGPGAIGMGPRPTGPPLGGMGAMPQMQIGPHAMPGVSGNPQPLGGPAQLTLQQQQQQQQNLQFQQFQAQQQQFQVQQQLRVQQQQMHQQQQSQQQQNQMHPSRMQQQQQMVQLQLQQQHAQSIQHMVQQQAQQAQQAQPGPMQPLLQQQQQAAMVPQMAPAQHVPINSLNQQQQHQLKMQQALQARALQQQQQQQQQQAAVQAQMAAASGQLRPNMQLSARVPRPPLAASIPPPNVAAAVTQQAQQHVMISSPSPVQVQTPQSMPPPPQPSPQPPSSQPNSASSGPTPSPGGFQPSPSPQPSQSPSTARTPQNYGVPSPGALSTPGNPNSVMSPAGAISQEDQQYMEKLKQLSKYIEPLRRMINKIDKNEERKKDLSKMKSLLNILTDPNARCPLKTLQKCEIALEKLKNDMAVPTPPPPPLATKQHLCQPLLDTVMANLRSPVFNHSLHRTFAPAMAAIHGPPITGPSVVSRKRKQDEDERQTVPNILQGEVARLDIKFLVHLDPAHCSNNGAVHLVCKLEDKNLPSVPPLQLSVPADYPDQSPYWSEDADHYGANHFLQAVHRTLASKLLQLPDKHSLTEVLHTWAQSVHQACLSAA; from the exons ATGGAAGTTCCTGGACCCGACAGCGATTGGAGGAGTCCCCAGTTCAGACAGAAAGTCGTCGCTCAAAT CGAGGAGGCGATGAGAAAGGCAGGAACTGTACAAAACAAGACCAGCACAGAAATGGAAAACCAAGTTTACGTCAAAGCCAAGACCAGA GACGAGTATCTGTCCCTGGTTGCCAGGCTCATCATCCACTACCGCGACATCC ACAAAAAGAACCTCGGAGCTCCGG ATCCCATCAATGCCCTGACTAACCTGACGGGCGTCGGAGGGGGCCCGGGCGCCATCGGCATGGGGCCCCGCCCCACCGGTCCCCCATTGGGGGGAATGGGGGCCATGCCGCAAATGCAGATAGGCCCGCACGCCATGCCGGGTGTGTCTGGGAACCCGCAACCCC TGGGAGGGCCGGCCCAGCTGAccctgcagcagcagcagcaacaacagcagaACTTGCAGTTCCAGCAGTTCCAGGCTCAGCAGCAGCAGTTTCAGGTCCAGCAGCAGTTGAGAGTCCAGCAACAACAGATGCACCAGCAGCAGCAGAGCCAACAGCAGCAAAACCAG ATGCATCCGTCCCGcatgcagcagcagcaacagatGGTGCAGTTACAGCTGCAGCAGCAACATGCGCAGTCCATCCAGCACATGGTCCAGCAGCAGGCGCAACAGGCGCAACAGGCGCAGCCGGGCCCCATGCAGCCACTccttcagcagcagcagcaggccGCCATGGTGCCGCAGATGGCGCCCGCGCAGCACGTCCCCATCAACTCGCTCAATcaacagcagcagcatcagCTCAAGATGCAGCAGGCCTTGCAG GCTCGGGCGttgcaacagcagcaacagcagcagcagcaacaggcGGCCGTCCAAGCACAAATGGCCGCCGCGTCAGGACAG CTACGTCCCAACATGCAGCTCTCCGCCCGGGTGCCCCGGCCCCCCCTGGCTGCTTCCATCCCGCCCCCcaacgtcgccgccgccgtgaCTCAGCAG GCGCAACAGCACGTGATGATATCGTCGCCCTCGCCCGTGCAGGTTCAGACCCCCCAGTCCATGCCGCCGCCGCCCCAGCCCTCCCCTCAGCCGCCCAGCTCACAGCCCAATTCCGCCAG CTCGGGTCCCACGCCGTCTCCGGGGGGCTTCCAGCCCAGCCCGTCCCCTCAGCCCTCGCAGAGTCCGTCGACCGCCAGGACGCCCCAGAACTACGGCGTCCCCTCTCCTGGAGCTCTCAGTACTCCGG GGAACCCAAATTCTGTGATGAGTCCCGCGGGGGCCATCTCGCAAGAGGACCAGCAGTACATGGAGAAACTCAAACAACTTTCCAAATACATCGAGCCACTCCGACGTATGATCAACAAAATTGACAAGAACGAAG AGCGAAAGAAAGACCTCAGCAAGATGAAGAGTCTTCTCAACATCCTCACTGACCCCAACGCCAG GTGTCCTCTGAAGACGTTGCAGAAATGCGAGATAGCGCTGGAGAAGCTCAAGAATGACATGGCAGTG CCGACCCCTCCGCCGCCCCCCCTGGCCACCAAGCAGCATTTGTGCCAGCCTCTGTTGGACACCGTCATGGCCAACCTCCGCTCGCCCGTCTTCAACCACTCCCTCCACCGCACCTTTGCCCCCGCCATGGCGGCCATTCACGGCCCCCCCATCAC TGGCCCCTCGGTGGTATCGCGCAAGAGGAAGCAGGACGAGGATGAAAGGCAGACGGTCCCCAACATCCTGCAGGGGGAGGTGGCCCGCCTGGATATCAAGTTCTTGGTGCATCTGGACCCCGCCCACTGTAGCAACAATGGAGCCGTGCATCTCGTGTGCAAGCTAG aGGACAAAAACCTTCCCAGCGTCCCCCCACTGCAACTCAGTGTTCCAGCAGACTACCCAGACCAAAGCCCCTATTGGTCTGAAGATGCTGATCACTACG GCGCCAACCACTTCCTCCAAGCGGTACACAGGACGCTGGCGTCCAAGCTGCTGCAACTTCCTGACAAGCATTCACTGACAGAAGTTCTACACACGTGGGCGCAGAGCGTCCATCAAGCGTGTTTGTCTGCTGCGTAA
- the thoc6 gene encoding THO complex subunit 6 homolog — MKTHILVQKHAFCNPSLTIKTKQQVYANSKLLTSFPTMPGAMTSYSRAPQVDRRTMGSVELLHMSVFSQSFSPCGRFLAAGNNYGEIGIFSLCAALSPDGSDTSRKPVLTFPAHDGPVFCLESFGGQLLSAGNGSVSAWNWGDLIKKNVKAAWTKRPEYKGGMEIPEINAMVANPRDNSLVFGGGDNNIHVLDLEHGVFKAVFEGHSDYIHCLSAREREGEILSGGEDGTVRMWDCRTSECIHRVDVHKYQKCARPQFGKWISCLTTDSDWMLCGGGPFLSLWHLRSLTPTSVFTLSGCQRRALFYQDMILAVGQGATVSHCLLGGQVKAQIPCTPNNVNSLALNTNSTEHQVLTVAGSSPHVDVFTNVSYRAFSLHF, encoded by the exons ATGAAAACCCATATACTTGTTCAAAAACACGCATTCTGCAACCCGTCATTGACAATTAAGACAAAACAGCAAGTGTATGCAAATTCCAAGCTTCTGACTTCATTCCCCACAATGCCCGGCGCAATGACGTCATATTCGCGCGCTCCACAAGTAGATCGTCGCACCATGGGTTCTGTCGAG TTGCTGCACATGTCTGTGTTCTCCCAAAGTTTTTCACCGTGTGGACGCTTTCTGGCAGCGGGAAACAACTATGGAGAAATCGGCATCTTCAG TCTGTGCGCAGCTTTGAGTCCAGATGGATCAGATACAAGCCGGAAGCCCGTGTTAACGTTTCCAG cTCACGACGGTCCCGTTTTCTGTCTGGAGTCGTTTGGCGGGCAACTTCTGAGCGCCGGCAATGGGTCGGTGAGCGCCTGGAATTGGGGCGACCTCATCAAGAAG AACGTCAAAGCGGCATGGACCAAGCGACCTGAATACAA AGGCGGCATGGAGATCCCCGAAATCAACGCCATGGTCGCCAACCCTCGA GACAACAGCCTAGTGTTTGGTGGTGGTGACAACAATATCCATGTCCTGGACCTGGAACACGGCGTCTTCAAG GCTGTCTTTGAGGGACACTCGGACTACATCCACTGTCTGAGTGCGAGAGAACGCGAGGGGGAGATTCTGTCTGGCGGTGAGGACGGCACAGTCAGGATGTGGG ATTGCAGAACGTCTGAGTGCATCCATCGTGTGGATGTTCACAAGTACCAA AAATGTGCCCGCCCTCAGTTTGGCAAGTGGATCAGCTGTTTGACTACTGACTCCGATTGGATG ctatGTGGTGGGGGTCCGTTCCTTTCGCTGTGGCACCTCCGCTCTCTAACGCCGACATCCGTCTTCACACTGAGTGGTTGCCAACGACGAGCCCTTTTCTACCAGGACATG ATTTTGGCTGTGGGTCAAGGTGCCACAGTGTCGCACTGCCTGCTGGGGGGTCAGGTTAAGGCTCAGATCCCGTGCACCCCCAACAACGTCAACAGCCTGGCCCTGAACACCAACAGTACAGAACACCAG GTGTTGACGGTGGCAGGAAGCAGCCCACATGTGGATGTGTTTACCAACGTTTCCTATAGAGCATTCTCTCTccatttttaa